The nucleotide window TCCCCTGCACCTACTATTGCTTATATACTATCAGTGGTAtatagtatgtatatatacagtatataatatcCTTGCTTGTTTAAATCTTTCTACAGACTAACCTCCACACAGTGATCACAGACGCTGCAGTGCGAGCAACGCGGAGGTCTGTAGAAATGACACGAGGCGCACCACTTCATGCGCACCTGGACGCCCTTCACATCCACGTTCTTGTACAATGGAGCGCGGAACTCATCCTCCTTGTCCTCATCCTCATTAGCTGGAAAAAAGAGTTTGTGAAATTGCAAAATTACACTGCCACCTacaaaaaaaccctcatctCTCCTACTATAAGCATAATGTCCCTTTGATTACTAACCCATTGGGAGAACACCAGCATCCATAAAGGTTGCCAAGGTGAAGTTGGCCAGCACAAAAAGGAAGAGGATGGCACAGCATGGTGGCACAGCAGGGCAGATGGTCACAGCCAGCCACGGGCATCtgatcatacacacacagcagaaaagaaaaaaaaaaaaggaaagatgttCATGCACTTGTCACTGAGCGTTCATTCGAAGCAGGATTCAGGATGTAAATCAAGGGTTTGACGGTGTTTCTGAGCCTAGCGCGTATTCATCCCTTAGAGGTTAATGTTAACACAAATCAGTGCTACCAAAAGATTTTTAAGGGATAATCTTCATCCCATTTATTCTTATGGGAGCAGTGGGTCCCACAAGTAATTGTTTACAGTGATAAAGATAAGCATGTATTAGCATGTGTTCACCCGTGCCCACATCCAGGGATTAAATGACTGGGTCTCTCCAGGCAGAATGGTTCTGCACCATGCAGCAGTGGCAAGACAGTCACTGTACCTGTGTCACACAGTGAAGCAGGTCTCGATACCTGAAGGCAGGCAACTAATGATGATGAACCATTCGATGAACCATTTAGTCAGAAAATCATGAAAGATATCCCTCACGTGTTCCCTGAGCCCAATATGACGTCCTGTCAGGCTGTCACATTACTGTTGCGTTGTGAAAACCTAAAAGCCTTTGGAAGGCTGATTACGTTTATTACGTTACTGATACGGTTTTTTTTTGAGGCCAACACTTTTTTTAGATATATCCGAACTGTAAAAATCCAATAATAATATATCGGCCGAtggcgcttttttttttttaacatgaacaaaTAATATTAACTCTCTTGATACAGATCCTTAGacttctgttttttaaagaactgtGATCAACATTATGAATgggacattttaaagtttaaaaaaaacaaaaaacaaagaaacttaTCATAGCTCTCTGGTTTGCAAATTatgtaatggtgacactgtCCCAGAATTACCTCAGACCTCGtctggcatttctgtactgcaactTCTTGTCACTTATCAGCCGACTTATACACGTCCGACATGATATATCTTTAACAAACTAATATCTGCCAATATATCAGCCTGGTCGATTTATCGTTCTTGCTCTGATTACATTGGCACAGAGGCCAGGTCAGGTCAGGTTCATgctgaaccaaaaaaaatcatgtgcGATAATACTAACCAGTTTGAATGAAGTCTGCACATGACCATGATAAGCAGTCAAATAGCCATAATACAGCTGTCCAGTTAAAGCAAATGATACATGAATGAATGCACAAAAAGTCCAAGGAAAGACGTTGCAAGAAATTCAAATCAGTGGAGCTGGTAAATTCGatctttcaatatttttaatcatataaattcattttttaaaatgctgtaaacTTTAAGTGCTTCTCAAAAACTAATTTGAATCTTTTTCTTAAATCACGGTATTGATCTTTGTGTCCTGTCTAGATTTTAGCCAGTAATCTTTCTTTGTGCCCTAGAATCTTAGGGAACTATCACTTATCTCTTCCAGcgactcagtgtgtgtgtgtgtgtgtgtgtgtgtgtttgtgtgtgtgtgtgcgtgtgcatgtgtctgtgtgtgtgtgtgtgtgtgtgtgtgtgtgtgtgtgtgtgtgtgtgtgtgtgtgtagacgtGCTGAACTATACTGAATGTGAGTATGATTATATCTCTACTGTGTGAGATTAGAGGGAGAGGCACTGTAATCAGGTTACAGTGGTAGACCGAGAGGAAAAGATTCACTGGATTAGattaacagtgttttaaacaTCACGTTTAACCTACATATACACTGTATGggaattttatatttgaataatCGATTGTTACAATTTTTGGTATGGTATCAATATAGGTAGagatgaatgtgtgaatgttatAGGACTGTTGAATGGAAACACTGTGACAGGACCaggaaaatgtgtaaaactggtTCCTTTTTTCCgtacaaattttttttcagacatgagCGCGTAAAACATAAAGACATGTATGTGATTAAACACAACGTTTgatcaaaagtgaaaaacacaaacaaaattaacattcaTATGCTACGGTTATGCACTTCATCCCACCAGTGCAGCTTCAATCCCCAAACCTCCCAGCTGGTTTTAGGCTGTGGGGGAGGGGTCGCCTCCCAACAAGAGGAATTCTTGCTTTTGCCGTGCCATCTGCAAACCCAGTAATCCCTGGATTATGAAGTCTGGATTACAGACCATTTCTGCCAGTCCAGTGCATCGTGGCTTCCTCACATTAGATGCTAAACACACAAGAGTGTGCAGTCAAAGCTCACCATATATCACAGCACACTACTATATACCGTATACCATGAGATAAATCCAGATGCTTCACTACTGGTAGTCAACAACTGCAGAAGACCGTAACAGATGACGCCACAACATTCACAGCCTTTGTTCAGTAGGTGAGGAAATATTGGAAAGAGGACAATAATTTTCTTTGTAGATTTCTACAAATTTAGCATAATGAAATTATAGGAACCTTAAGAACCAGTGAATGTGTGACAAAAagacccccccacacacacacacacacacacacacacacacacacacacactccctcaggCTGCTATTCAGGATTTATGTCCAAGTTTTTCTCTAAATATGGTCATGTTTGACATGTGCTTACACTGTCACAGCTCATCAGTTACATTAAGCTGGGTAACTGGAGCTGCTGGTTAGTTAAAACACTCCTCCCATCAAAGTCTGCTCAAGTAAACCCCACTAAACTGGACTGAactaaataaaaccattttcatcattaattctaatttactgtaaaaattaatagatagatagatagacagatagacagatagagacaCTACAGATGAAACAGAGCTGAACCGGGGGCCTATAACACTGCACCTTACTGACTTCTTCGGGACAAGACTACATAGTGGAGACCTCTGCGTGGACGGTGAGTCCACATCTGTCTgtcacatctgtctgtctctccctgtggACCATCTGGACCGCAGGGAGAGGACAGTTCATTACACGGCAGCGTGGCAAGACAAGCCCCCACCTAATGAAACAGCCCTGGCAGAGCTGTATTAAATCACACAGAACAGTAAGCGGCTCTGCAATCTGGACACTGCCCACGTCCCCGCAGTGGGTCAGTGGCACAGCAGACATCGCACAGTCAGTCATGCGGCAAGTTCACTACAGTATGGCAGCCAGGGTCCCTTTGTCAAATATTGTCACGGTTACACAAGTGACATCACTGTCATGTGATCCATCAGATTTCTAGATACAAAATCAGTACGGAAAACTGTAGCAGTGAATAAATAACCAAAGACTGTACGATAAACCTCGTCGTGTGCTCACAATGTCCTCGGTTCAGCCTTTTTCACATGATCTGTGACTTGTGTAATCCAAATTTCATCTTTCCTGTTCTGACTGCGCGCCCTCCAACAAAGATGCTTTAGGACCGTGGCTTTCGGAAACTATGttcaaaaaacaattaattcgATTGGACTTTAAACGGGACATTATCTTTTGATGCGTGCAAGCAAAGCCATTCAAGCTTTTCCTCAGTGAGGAAAATGAATGTAACATACAGaatgtgtacatttaaaatatgaattttaatgtcatttcagtATATTGCAGTGTTTTTAACACAACGTTTGCTCAGCTCAACTACTTTAAATGCTTATACTTCAACTGACAATTTCAGCGCTTCATCTTCAACTGCAACTCCCATACAatatttcacatgaaaacaacGGTTTATTTTAAACTCTTCACAACGCAGGGTAGCAATTTTGAGCTTgagcaaacacattttattttcagaaaatgtagcCTTTTCTAGTTTCGATATATTTCTGTATTCTAAACACACAGATTACTCGGTAGATAAGAAAGATTTTCTGAGTCTCGGCAGAGTGAAACTTAATTAGCAAGGGACATTTTTCTCAGTCGTTCTGGTGTCTGTGGTCTTTGTCGGGCGCAGTGACCTGCCTGAGTTTAACAATGCACAAAACCTTAAGCACTAACCCAAACACAAGTTCACGGTCAGAGGAACAAAAGCAGGAAACCGGTAACTGATGAATTTTATCAGGCAAAGGAAGGGAAAAGCGCTGCACCATTTCTACAGGTCGTCCTCTGAGTCCACCGAACCTGCAGTAGAAACAGCAATGGAAGCATGCATGCTTCCACTACTAATGCATACACGGAGGCCCAGGCGCACAGACACCGGTGATTGCATTACCAAGTGGAAGGGGCTAGggctttaaaaatataacatgaCTGCAGGGTTTAGAACCAgggtttacttttttttctgcagtggagGCCTTGTTAAAATGAAGGGTCAAAGTGTTCATGaatataaaaagtaacaaaaaaaatgatgtgcaCTTTTTCAGCATAAATATTGACACAGCAGTGCGCACGAGAGTATTCACAGTACACTGCTTTGAGGATACATGGCCTAATTGGCTAGCATTCGCTAACTACTGTATGTTCCCGTGATTCACACTGACCAGGTTAAAGGCAAGGGTGATGTTATGGCAGATGACTAGGGATGTCCTTTTGACTCAGTGTTACCAAGGTGGGGCTTAACGGAGCGTGGCACCCGTCCATCTCTGCTTTTGGAGGAAGGGAGTCACTCCAGCTGCAGATGCTGACTTGGCAGATATGCGGGACATCAAACAAGTTGTTGCCCATATCAGAAAAACTTCTATATTCACTGGCAGCCGACAAGACACAGAGTTTCGGCCAATTTTTCTCCTCAAAGAAAATGTTCCTTACTTCCTGCTTGAAGCTGATATGAATGGTCCTTAAGTCTACTGTATGGACTTCCATAAAAGGGGAAACTAAATTAGGGTGCTTGATACACTCACACGACAAGTTAACCTGCAGATGTTATAGCAAAATATTATACTGCTGGTCAGTTAGACGGTGAGGTTTTCAACTAAGATATTAACACACAATAGTTCGGGTGCCTTTAGAGCCAATGGGGTCAGAAAATTTTAACCTCTATTCTACTGGGCTGAGTTATAAGGCAATTTCAGATCAAAGCAACCCTCGTCCCACGAGACGCAGATTCACCACTCGTTCAGTCAATCATTTGCAGTGTACTGGTTCTGCTGGTTCGGCACTGCAGACCCAATTAAGTGATCTCTTTTCAATCCATCGCGTCAGCAGgccttcaatttttttgttttttatcttgaAGAGTATGGATGGAGTTCTATTCCTGAGGGCCCAAAGTCTCATCACTGCGGCAATTAGACAGCTGTCGAGTTGTCTAATGAATATTATTGTGACATATTTTTATGTTCCAGCGTGGTGAAAGCTCCAGCATAtattaaaagtacaatataaatatttatatttatacatcaGATTCCTACAACTACATCTGCACAGACTAGACAGCCCCGAAGGAGAGAAACTCTAGAGTAACAGCGTCATTAAATGTGTTGATATACGGATCCTTAAGCCCATGATGTGGTATAAGACCACCAtctaaaaactataaaatgaatgtgtgttcaATAGTGAAAGTCACTCCAGGGAGGTTAGAGTAAATATCTGCCCAGACTCCATTTTTCCCAGATGGGGGATCACATGGCATCAGTCAGAGGATCCTAATCCCACACTCCCAATCTGGTGTCAGGTTTCAGGGGAGACGGTGCGTGGCTGGAGAACACAAGAGAAACTAGGACAGATATGGCTATGGAGGTCCAAGGTCAGTAGACGGGAAGAGAGCTAATGAGGTGGGAGCCTTCATTTAGTAAGTCGATAGTGGATATCTGAgagtttttcatatttaaattagGGTGCTATAATATCTGACACTGATCTGCTTAATTTTGTCCCTTTTTATGTAGCTCTTGATGAAGGCccacatacagtaagtaaagGCTTTGAAATACCATCAGTCAGACATACCTATAGTCATCATTTAAATTGGATTCTAGGGTATTATAggatcattttatttaattttttcttgcATGCCAGTGTTGGCATGAGTGGGGTCTCACAAATAGGTCAAAATAAGGAGGCACTTTTACCAAATGTTGCATGGAAATGTGAAGTTCGATCAGATCGTGacacaaacttgaaaaaaaacaaaacaaataaatttacAGGCTTTTGCAGAGGTTGTGTTTGATTTCCTCCAGCTAAATTTATGACACATGGGGGTCGAAATGACACGCTGATTCATGCTGATGATCCCCTAAACTGTGCTCACACCGAGTCCTCGGGGTGCACCGGGTGGGCAGGCACCCAGACTAGCCCAGACCGTGAGCCGACCAGGTCAGATGTTAGCCGCCCCTGGCGGGTCTGCCTTCAGAGTGAAGTcggtgaagaagaggaagaggaagaaggaattGGTGCTCTGTTTCTTAAACAGCTTCAAGCCTGGTCTTTgagcacttttttaaaaaattaattaagggGATGAACTAAAAATCAATAATCAGAATAAAACTGTGGGGTCGATATTAGTGGATGTTTAGGGATGGCAGAGAAGAAGGTACATTTTATGGTCCCAAAATTTAAATCCAGACATATTTGAATGGAGATAGCTGACGCCTGATGGTTGATGATGGATGTCTGGATGAAATAGATGGGCATGGGCTCTCCTCCGTGGAGACAACCAGCAGCGGGCGTCACCAACTTTTTCACTCATCGGGTCGCACTTACGTGAAGACGAAGAACAGGGAGGTAGAGCCGACCAGGAGGCAGGCGGCCGTGCACACCGGGATGAAGGCGCCGGGCTTCGGCGAGTCGCCGCCGCCGGCGGGCATCCTGTCCTCTGCACACTCACCAGCGTCTCATCCTAAACCAAAGCGGCCGCGGACGTCGACGGACGGAGCCTCGTTGCTTGGCCTGTGTATATTTCGGACAAAGCCCTTCATAAACCACAGAGCGCTGGAAAACGAGACTCATAGTCGACCAGGAGCCCGCAGCTCCGCGCACAGTCCGCCCCGTCTGTCCCGGCACGCCAGCAGCGCACGGATGCCGCCTCTGGTTTATCCCAAAGGTGGAGCTTTTACTCATGAATGACGTGAGGCACCACTACACCACAGCGAGACCCCCTTCTGTGATctgaggaacacacacacacacacacacacacacacacacacgcaaaaaaagctgaataaagTGTAGGTTTTCCTCTGTTATTTCTCGCCGCCCCACTAAATTTGTCAAACGCGACCACTCCTGTTCATGTTCGTAGGAAGTTATCAATAGCGTGCGAAATCTGATCGTCGCAAAAACGACCCGACGAGTGTCGCACCAAACATTTTATGAACTGATGATTCCCGTCCACACGCGTCTCGACACGACCGGGGCACAACTTGGGTACCACTTACTAGTAAAAGCACCCTCTAGTTGCTCCCTGTGGCCGTAGCAGTGGTcagtaaaaacatttactaATGCTTCGCAGCGCAGTTACGGCGAACAGCCTTCGGGTTGCCAGGtcgtgggaaaaaaaaaaatcctccctcGCGCATCCCACTCGCCTCGTCCTTTAGTGGAACCTCGAATCCATcaggagacacaaacagactgcCGGCCCGCTTACCACCTGGACGAGGTCTGCGCAGCTTCTGGGCCAAAATCCATCTATTAACAACCTTGTTAACAGTCACAACCGCGCACTGGGTGGGCTTTTCCCACAGTGAGAAATCCATGAGCATTACCCctgaggaggaaagaggaacgAAAAGTTCCGCTGGCATTAGGCAGCCGCCGCTTACaataaaagggggggggggggggacgcgAGCACCTTAAGAAACTGCAATCGGACGGTGGGCTGCAGTGTTTAGTGAACTCCTCGGGACAAAACAGCTGAGGGAAAAATCCCAAAATGTGCGTTGCCACTGGGCTGTGAAATCGAGTGTTGCTGCATGGAGAATAAATGGGGCGCTCACTTTGTgcagctgtgtgctgctgaGTTGATTTCTCCCAACCTCAGAGGAGAGCTGGACCGAAAATAAAGATCTCATTTGCATGCAGGAACTCGgacaaaaatgtaatgggtCAACAGGAGAGTCAGCGCCCCAattcagtgtctgttttttttttctccagactcGGAATGGGGGCGAAAGAGGCAATAACTGCTCCAGAGCAGAGGAATAacaatgatgaaataaaataaatatgagcaCTCAGATTTAGTCAGGGGAAGCTACTTGGGGGACATCTCAGTGGGACTACATGATTAAGGCTCCACGAGGGAAAACAATATGATAAGACATCAAATGTCATTGGGTTGGGCCTCATACCCTCCTCTATAAATGTCAAAAGACCAAAGCatccaacattaaaacctggggaaactgtatataaagtgtGGTTGTCACCTCATATTGTGAAACAATGGATGCAGAAGAGTTGATTGAGTCCATCATCAGGGCTCTCATGTTTCTCACAGGGATCCTGGGAAACAACTGGCTGGCTATACGCTCCCTGCCCAGGCAGAAATCTGGCATCCGCACCAACGAGGTCCTTTTCATCAACCTGGCGGTCTCCAACCTCATCACCAGCTACCTGGTGGACCTGCCTGACACCATTGCAGATTTTGCCGGCCGATGGTTCCTGGGGGAAACCTTCTGCGGTGTGTTTCGTTTTTGTTCTGACCTCTCCGAAACCAGCAGCATCTACACGACCTTCTTCATCAGCGCTTTCTGGCACCAGAAGCTGGTCGGGTCCCTGAAACGTGGGGGAGCACCGGTGCGGCTGGACAGCCTGTGTCTGGTGGGCTGTCTGCTGGCCGGGAGCTGGATGGTGGCTGTGGCCTTCAGCATcccacattttttctttgtcgtaGTTGAGGGAGGAAACGACAGCCATGAGGACTGTGTAGACATCTTTCCTAACGCATTTGCCAGGCAAACCTACGACACCTTTTATTTAACCCTGGCTAATGCGCTCCCCGTTGCTGGGATTGTATTTGCCAGTGTCCAAATTGTCATCACTCTGCTTCAAAACCAGCGACGCATAAAGGCTCATAACTCTGACGCCACCAGGGAAAGTGTTcgagatgaaaacagaaatgatgagAGCTCTGTCAGCATGGATGCTGGACCAGGCACCTCAAAAGATCGCAAAGATTCTGCATCCCGGAACATTTATACGGGCATAGCTGCTTCCCACTGTCCAAACGGGGGCATGTCTGGTCACAGTTCCCACAGTTCTCCCATCAACAGGGGAACTAACACCGACGGCAGAGTTGGAGCTCAACCAGGTCTTTCTCGGCCCAGCCAGATGCTAACTAAGCCCAGTACGAGCACAAGCACTCAGGTGAGGGCAGCCAAGAGTGTGGTGGCTGTGGCCAGCGTATTCCTGGTCTGCTGGCTGACTCATCTGTTTCTGCGCATCACCAACAGCATCCACACCTCCTCAATAATGGTGGAGGTGGCCAGCTATATTGCAGCCTCCTACACCTGCATCATCCCCTACATATTCCTGCATGGAGTGAAAAAGCTTTCTTGCTCATGTAAAAGGTAGAAATGTGTACACTGCATCCACTTTATACTCAGTGTAGTGTTTCTCTAATCTAATATTCAAGTGGTCTCAAAACTACTATTTGTCTCTCATATCCAGTCAGAAAGCCCCAAAAGcctaaaaagaaaactaaacgTGAGAGCGCTTTATTGTCAGGGTTAAACAGCTTTGAAGTGTTCTGTCTAGTGATCTCAGGCTGAAAGGCTCATCTTTTAATGTCATCTTTTAATATCAGACATTGCTAAGCTTACtaacatttttattctatttgcTGTTTTCCCAACATGAATACATATAATCatacatttattacaaaaatgaaatattgtttgCGTTGCTTTTCacataattttattgttttatcatttgttcAGTATTTTACTTCTCAACTATGAAATCCCttgtaactttattttgaaaaaaagctatgtaaaataaaatgtattataattatGAAGCAAAAAAGTAAGACGTTTGTGGAGTATGTAACATTATAATGTTGCTGCTCACACTGTGGATTCTAACAGCACAAACCTAAATTTACTCTTCTTGTATTTTGTAAAGTGACTTGCTTCgtgaatttaaatgtttttcttgttaagAATGTAAAGTGAGCAGGAGCATAATGATGTTCactttattacctccgccaCGGAGGTTCTGTTCTCACCCGTCGCtcttttgttggtttgtttatttgtcagaagggttacgcaaaaagtactaaACTGATTCAGACCGAGCGTGGTGGAGGGATGGTGCAGGGGCCCGGGGGTAAATCTGGATTGTTTAGTatgaatttcagttttttttttttcctctgaaggctggtgtatgttgtttgacattggcctaggcagaggtctgcactctactgagtgcattttgtGCAAGTTTACTGACTCACTGCTAAAATTAAGAGATATATCAACCCAGCATCAGGccaaaatcattttatttttcatgaggctaaaaatcaaacataattGTATACTAGAGTGCACACCTAATTGGAGAAAAAGACCTTTAGCAATTACTGCCCTGTTTATGATGACTGTAAGAAACCCAGAGTgctgttttcaaattaaagaTAATTACGTAAACACAATCAGTGACGACATGAGGGTCCATTATTGGACTCCCTCTGCAGTGTCACATTATCAACACTCAGCAATTAAATCCTCCTTTCTGctgaaattatttataaaaattttacacaaaattatACCTAAGAAGAGGAGTTTGTTGGTTCACAGATGACAAGTAGTAGCTGTGTAGTGTTGTCAAAACATCCTTATACACAAAAGCAATgacaagttttatttctttataaaaatgttttatcagtttCTTTCCAAACGCAAAGTAGCACCGTGAActacactgtttaaaaaattgATCTACAttcaaaacaatcacaaaagCACTCATTCACAACAGCACTGTTAAATTTATCAGCCACGTAGACAAACTGCTCACTGTAAATAATACATAGGAAAATAATGTCTAAGTGTGTGAATGACCTTTGGCAGAAGGGACAACATTATGGCCAAGTTATGTACATAATTACAACATCCAACACTGTGATGAAAAGGCGTTAGTCAGGTATATTTACTTGTGTAAAGTGTATTCATATGAAAATATCCCGAATCAATCGTCATTTAGTGCATCTTCAAAATAGGATTGCTAACCTGTAAAATTCAGAgggatttcatgttttttttctataaacacaGCTAACTCAAATAACTTGTTATTTTTTGATATCTGATCTAGCTATTTGCACATAATGCAAATAACCAACAGCAACTTGCTTTCCAAAGTTGTATTTCAGCATAACGTTTAAACCTGTAACAAAATGCATCAAATAAGttataaaatgtgtcttttcgGTCTCCCTCATCCTAACCCAAAAACTATCAACTGCTTCCACCGTCCCTTAACAACAAAACCTTGCCAAGCTGTAACACAACAGACtaaagagaaagaggcaaaCTCTACAGTGGAATATGATCATCATGTTGTGTGTGCTGATAATGTAATCACACTTTTTAAATCAGCTGTTAAATTAAGGCCAACAGTGTGACATCCAAAGGTCACCTGTCACTTGTCCTGATGAAAGATGTTACTAGTGACGTCAATGGAGTTTCTCCAGCTTCGCCTGCAGCGACTTGAAGTTGCCGATGGTTTGTTGAAGGGCCGAGTTTGGGCTCAGAGACTGCAGCTCCACAAGGTATCCACAGATGTTGTCAAGACACACGTTAGTGAATCGGCGCCTGAAgtagatggaaaaacaaactgttaaacTAACTTTACTGCAGGTTTCAGTCCCACACAAGGCACTTTCTTCTGGGCTCACCGGTTTCAGTCTCTTAATTTTCAACAAAGAAGGATTTTTACCCCAAGAAAACCTATTATTAGCTGCTGTTCCTTGTGCCCATACTGGCTGTGATTCCAATGTAAATGATGGAGGAGAAAAGCCAGTCCTCAGtctttatttaaatgcattCTGAAAAACAGCTGAGGCTCATATGAGGTTGTAACAGTCTGAGTTAGTCAAATCAATTGGGGATGTTCCAAAGTTGGTTGTTTTAGTGCAAAactccctctttgtgtttccccaGACAGTGATTCATTGCTGAGCTGAGGGGGAGGGATAGTAACACAGGAGGGTAATTTGTACTAAAAGGGCAATCATTTTTGGAATATGGCCACATGATTTGGCTAAACTAGTCTGTAGAAGCTTCATAATATCTTCAGCCCTACTCTGAAATGCATTTTCATGAATTTTGTCTCCCGTCACCTAAATTAAAATCCCTTTATGAAGGAATTTTGTCACAGCCAGTGTGGACAGGAGGAAAAATTACGGcaaataatatttcagtgtacatatgggcgtgtgagtattgttttaagatggACTCACTAAGTGTGAGCCTATACTTTGAACGGAGCGCCCCGTGCAAAGAGCAGTTCTGATCCTAAGCAATCCAACCTCCCAGAGAGAAATTGTAAGGATACAACCAAAAACATCAAAGTTGGCCAAAAATCAGTAGGCATTTGGAGTTTAAGGTAACCGTGGCACTGTGTCTTTTGACTGCGAGAATGGAGCTGGTGTTGGCAGCACACAAGTGACTGACAGACATGATCTGTTGCCTGGAAACTGCAAAAATGCCTCTGGCTGCATAAAACACAGCCAGGTTTGATCAAGATCAGAGTTGTATTTCAGCTGTTGTACATTTGTTACTCTCACTGCAGAGTCAAAGCTCAGGGGGCAAgtcttatttttatgtattatgtatgttCTACATATAGCTGCTGGGAGTCACAACGAGGCATTTTGAAAAAGATAAGCAAGTGATGTTTATCATCATACCAGTCATTCAAAAATGGAGGGAGCTACTGTTTCATTTGAACTGAAGTATTTTGAGTGAAACTTATTTCCAAAATGCAGCTTCCACCTCTGTCACAGATATTCTGAAATGTTATGTAGAGGTGTTCAGAGTTCCTCAAACTTGGGGCATTAGTTGTCACAGGGATTTTAACCAGGGGCCTCAAGCTCATGctactgtctttttaaaaaaacaaggcaaacaCTGCAGCGCCCACTACAGGCCAGCTACTCAGATGATGATTACCTGTCATAG belongs to Xiphias gladius isolate SHS-SW01 ecotype Sanya breed wild chromosome 20, ASM1685928v1, whole genome shotgun sequence and includes:
- the LOC120806616 gene encoding rhodopsin; this encodes MDAEELIESIIRALMFLTGILGNNWLAIRSLPRQKSGIRTNEVLFINLAVSNLITSYLVDLPDTIADFAGRWFLGETFCGVFRFCSDLSETSSIYTTFFISAFWHQKLVGSLKRGGAPVRLDSLCLVGCLLAGSWMVAVAFSIPHFFFVVVEGGNDSHEDCVDIFPNAFARQTYDTFYLTLANALPVAGIVFASVQIVITLLQNQRRIKAHNSDATRESVRDENRNDESSVSMDAGPGTSKDRKDSASRNIYTGIAASHCPNGGMSGHSSHSSPINRGTNTDGRVGAQPGLSRPSQMLTKPSTSTSTQVRAAKSVVAVASVFLVCWLTHLFLRITNSIHTSSIMVEVASYIAASYTCIIPYIFLHGVKKLSCSCKR